One Chordicoccus furentiruminis DNA window includes the following coding sequences:
- a CDS encoding IS1380 family transposase — protein MTILNTISLESNKQIKINFDGGDLSSDGGLLLIKEFASKIGLTKLVKQLFKTNDHTNCRIHTDPDNLMQMVYQIIAAYFEDDCADELTNDPVLTAILDKDILASQPTLSRFWNRMDEDTLAQLAMIQSKMRDVVYSSKMPEFMLFDLDSTLLNTYGGQEGEGFNFHYQAHGYHPLLCCDGLTGDLLKSELRDGTQYCSKDADQFMIPLMQEYRIKYPSLPLYLRGDSGFASPELYKACEENDCKYAIRLKQNSTLIKYASDADEDLYRATRENQVDYAVEYGEFEYQAGSWPHPRRVVFKIEKPYNQMVHLYTFIVTTMETAPYQVIKFYCGRGKMENFIKEGKSGFDFSSVSSRSKVVNANRLQVHALAYNLFNWFRRLVLPAGMRKQRINTVRLKLLKIAAKAVHSARYIIFKLCSSCPYKKEFNETLLNIRQLQPLLE, from the coding sequence ATGACAATTCTAAACACCATTTCACTTGAAAGCAATAAGCAAATCAAAATAAATTTTGACGGCGGCGACCTTTCCTCTGACGGCGGATTGCTTCTGATCAAAGAATTCGCCTCAAAGATCGGCCTGACAAAGCTTGTAAAACAGCTTTTTAAGACCAACGATCATACGAACTGCCGCATTCACACGGACCCTGATAACCTGATGCAGATGGTCTATCAGATCATAGCTGCTTATTTCGAAGATGATTGTGCCGATGAACTGACAAACGATCCAGTACTGACCGCAATCCTTGATAAAGATATACTTGCTTCACAGCCTACACTGTCCCGTTTCTGGAACCGCATGGATGAAGATACGCTCGCTCAGTTGGCGATGATCCAGTCAAAAATGAGAGATGTTGTTTATTCCAGTAAAATGCCAGAGTTTATGCTGTTTGATCTGGACTCCACCCTACTGAACACATATGGCGGCCAGGAAGGTGAAGGCTTCAACTTTCATTATCAAGCCCACGGCTATCACCCGCTGCTTTGCTGCGATGGGCTGACCGGAGATCTGCTGAAATCGGAGCTGCGTGATGGTACACAGTATTGCAGCAAGGATGCCGATCAGTTCATGATTCCACTGATGCAGGAGTACAGGATAAAATATCCATCATTGCCCTTGTATCTGCGTGGTGACAGCGGTTTTGCCTCGCCGGAACTGTATAAAGCCTGTGAAGAAAACGACTGCAAGTATGCGATCCGCCTGAAACAGAACTCGACATTAATCAAGTATGCATCCGATGCGGATGAAGACCTTTACCGGGCTACTCGTGAAAACCAGGTTGATTACGCTGTGGAATACGGCGAGTTTGAATATCAGGCCGGCAGTTGGCCTCATCCGAGAAGGGTTGTCTTTAAGATTGAGAAACCCTATAACCAGATGGTCCATCTGTATACCTTTATCGTCACAACGATGGAAACAGCTCCATATCAGGTCATTAAGTTTTACTGTGGCCGGGGCAAGATGGAGAACTTCATCAAAGAAGGAAAATCTGGGTTCGATTTCTCTTCTGTGAGCAGTCGTTCCAAGGTGGTCAATGCAAACCGCCTGCAAGTACATGCTCTTGCCTATAACCTGTTCAATTGGTTTCGACGACTGGTATTACCCGCAGGCATGAGAAAGCAGCGGATCAATACCGTTCGTTTGAAGTTGCTGAAGATCGCCGCGAAAGCGGTTCATTCAGCAAGATATATCATATTCAAGCTGTGCAGCAGCTGCCCTTACAAGAAAGAGTTTAATGAAACGCTCTTAAATATCAGGCAGCTACAACCACTGCTGGAATAA
- a CDS encoding restriction endonuclease, which translates to MSNQVPETEEKRVWGIHTKDDNLFLKENVIALGWQQIGDLSLIASDREAFKEKYIAAYPDAKKGSIPTGVGMLFRFCHEVQIGDYIIYPSKIDRMINIGEVTGDYKYVPDASEYVQQRSVKWLKHLPRMSFSQGALYEIGSAMSFFMVKNYADEFLAALDKGFAKNLSEGEEDDTVGATADDIIESTKDFILKELSRQLKGYDLEQFVADLLQAMGYRTTVSPHGGDSGIDITAYKDELPPRILVQVKSQDSDIKETTIQSLKGAMREGDYGLFVTLSNYTKKAQKYLENTPIIRGINGTELVDLILKYYDDLSEKYRRMIPLKMVYIPVPKEE; encoded by the coding sequence ATGAGTAATCAAGTACCAGAGACTGAAGAAAAAAGAGTCTGGGGCATCCATACGAAAGACGACAATCTATTCTTGAAGGAAAATGTCATCGCTTTGGGATGGCAGCAGATTGGCGACCTGAGTCTTATTGCTTCTGATAGAGAAGCGTTCAAAGAAAAATACATAGCCGCTTATCCTGATGCAAAGAAGGGATCGATTCCCACCGGTGTCGGCATGCTGTTTCGGTTTTGCCATGAAGTGCAGATCGGGGATTACATCATCTATCCTTCAAAGATCGACCGCATGATCAATATCGGGGAGGTCACCGGAGACTATAAGTATGTTCCGGATGCGAGCGAATATGTGCAGCAGCGGAGCGTCAAGTGGCTGAAGCACTTGCCGCGTATGTCTTTCTCGCAGGGTGCCCTATACGAGATCGGATCGGCTATGTCATTCTTTATGGTGAAGAATTATGCTGATGAATTCTTGGCAGCTCTGGATAAGGGCTTTGCGAAGAACCTATCTGAAGGAGAAGAGGATGACACGGTTGGTGCCACCGCAGATGACATTATTGAAAGCACCAAGGATTTCATCCTGAAGGAGTTGAGCCGTCAATTAAAAGGATATGATCTGGAACAATTCGTCGCTGATCTGTTACAGGCGATGGGCTACCGGACAACTGTGTCTCCGCATGGTGGTGATAGCGGAATCGATATCACCGCTTATAAAGATGAGCTGCCGCCGCGAATCCTTGTGCAGGTAAAAAGCCAGGACAGCGATATCAAGGAGACAACAATCCAATCTTTGAAGGGTGCCATGCGCGAGGGTGATTATGGCCTGTTTGTCACGCTGTCAAACTACACGAAGAAAGCGCAGAAGTATCTGGAGAATACACCGATCATACGAGGCATCAATGGCACAGAGTTGGTGGATCTGATTCTGAAATACTATGATGATCTGAGCGAAAAGTACAGGAGAATGATCCCTCTGAAGATGGTCTATATTCCGGTTCCGAAAGAGGAGTGA
- a CDS encoding tyrosine-type recombinase/integrase, which yields MYEDIFTPIRNEAQKRNLKESTINAYCNSVDYFLRTINKDVSALTTDDVDAFLTEKRLSGLAPRTYNHYHSSIRFFYKRILKMNWDDEDIPRMKLDRSLPTVLSRDEIQSIIDHTPNLKHKAIIATMYSSGLRVSEVVHLHYDDISRANRTIHVRESKSRRDRYTILSDRNLDLLTEYWFKCGKPRDILFPSSWTGTYLDKNSINQYFKKSAERAGITKKVTSHCCRHSFASHLFEDGVDIKYIQALLGHVDPKSTEVYIHVSNKSLLGIRSPYDLHKGGEA from the coding sequence ATGTACGAAGATATTTTTACCCCGATCCGTAATGAAGCTCAAAAGCGGAACTTAAAAGAAAGTACTATCAACGCTTACTGCAATTCCGTAGACTACTTCCTGCGCACTATAAACAAAGATGTTTCTGCCCTCACAACAGATGACGTTGATGCATTCCTGACAGAAAAGCGGCTCAGCGGATTGGCGCCTCGGACTTATAATCATTATCATTCCTCAATCCGATTTTTCTATAAACGGATCCTGAAGATGAACTGGGACGATGAAGACATTCCCAGGATGAAGCTTGACCGCTCATTGCCTACTGTTCTTTCAAGGGATGAAATACAGAGCATTATTGATCATACGCCCAACCTTAAACACAAAGCGATTATTGCCACCATGTATTCTTCCGGCCTGAGAGTGTCTGAAGTCGTACATCTTCATTATGACGATATATCCCGAGCTAACAGAACCATTCATGTCCGCGAAAGCAAGAGCCGACGGGACCGATATACGATTCTTTCTGATCGCAACCTTGATTTACTGACCGAATACTGGTTTAAGTGTGGCAAGCCCAGAGACATTCTTTTCCCAAGCTCATGGACCGGAACTTATCTTGACAAGAACAGCATCAATCAGTATTTCAAGAAAAGTGCAGAAAGAGCCGGTATTACTAAAAAGGTCACCAGTCATTGCTGCCGCCACAGCTTTGCCAGTCATCTGTTTGAGGATGGTGTTGACATTAAATACATTCAGGCATTGCTTGGACATGTGGATCCAAAATCGACAGAAGTCTATATCCATGTCAGCAACAAGAGCCTTCTTGGGATCCGCAGCCCTTACGATCTGCATAAAGGCGGTGAAGCATGA
- a CDS encoding ATP-binding protein: protein MYYIKKIMITSEGKDGEKVKSELPLKPGLNIVYGPSNTGKTHVLDCIDFMLGGDAKRLYKKELKIIAVSMFIDSDGAELTMYRELAEETKSDIIVSSKVPGIAPGTYTANNQPTKEKETIGSLWLKLMGIHEEVKIIKQIEDAQQQRLTVRTFYHMFVINENRISGENSILKSGTTWTNNIPVPTITALIYLLTEKNYITPGEKQQTPKATVKIKRAAAKQIVDGSMEAIKEKESLGIQEEETLSAAEIQQEINNLLEEISAAEDSLKQTTQHDEEISELIIGLTKSISESTVLKGRYDALRTRYEADMRRLTFIAEADFHKGTLREMLEELDKVQLLIVDELSYLKMDRERESLFFQVIRHRYEKSSLIITTNLPMGRWDELFTGKLAATAILDRLVHHCHILSITGDSYRVKGSKQSVK from the coding sequence ATGTATTACATTAAGAAAATCATGATCACCAGCGAAGGGAAAGACGGAGAGAAAGTTAAATCAGAGCTGCCTCTCAAGCCCGGTCTTAATATCGTTTATGGCCCTTCCAATACAGGCAAGACGCATGTTCTGGATTGCATTGATTTCATGCTTGGCGGTGACGCGAAGAGATTATACAAAAAAGAGCTGAAGATAATAGCTGTTTCCATGTTTATTGATTCTGATGGTGCAGAGCTTACGATGTACCGCGAACTGGCAGAGGAGACGAAATCGGATATTATTGTATCCAGTAAAGTTCCGGGAATAGCACCCGGAACCTATACGGCAAATAATCAGCCCACAAAAGAGAAAGAGACCATTGGCTCCCTCTGGCTGAAGCTCATGGGCATCCATGAAGAAGTCAAGATTATTAAGCAAATTGAGGATGCTCAGCAGCAGCGCCTGACAGTCCGGACGTTTTACCATATGTTTGTCATTAATGAGAACAGGATATCGGGAGAAAACAGCATCCTGAAAAGCGGGACGACTTGGACAAACAACATCCCTGTTCCGACTATTACGGCTTTGATCTATCTCCTGACGGAGAAAAATTATATTACTCCCGGTGAGAAGCAACAGACGCCTAAAGCAACTGTAAAAATAAAACGTGCTGCGGCTAAGCAAATAGTCGATGGAAGCATGGAGGCTATAAAGGAAAAGGAGTCTCTCGGAATTCAGGAAGAGGAAACCTTGTCTGCGGCTGAGATTCAACAGGAAATCAATAACCTTCTTGAGGAGATCAGTGCGGCGGAGGATTCCCTGAAGCAGACAACACAGCATGATGAAGAAATCTCTGAACTGATCATAGGTCTGACCAAGAGTATATCGGAAAGCACGGTACTAAAAGGACGATATGACGCATTGCGCACCAGGTATGAGGCGGACATGCGCAGGCTGACATTTATCGCAGAAGCAGACTTCCATAAGGGGACACTGAGGGAAATGCTGGAAGAACTGGATAAGGTTCAGCTGCTGATCGTGGATGAACTTTCGTATTTAAAAATGGACAGGGAAAGAGAGAGCCTTTTTTTCCAGGTGATCCGACATCGGTACGAAAAAAGCTCCCTCATTATTACGACCAACCTGCCGATGGGCAGATGGGACGAACTGTTTACCGGCAAGCTCGCGGCTACGGCGATCCTGGACCGCCTGGTGCATCACTGCCATATCCTGAGTATAACGGGTGACAGCTACCGTGTCAAAGGGTCAAAACAGAGTGTTAAATGA
- a CDS encoding class I SAM-dependent DNA methyltransferase, producing MAELSTQTSSIVSKVWGLCNPLRDDGVSYGDYLEQLTYLIFLKMADEYSKPPYNRDSGIPAGCTWQDMRTLKGTELEDKYKAILETLGKQSGLLGSIFFQSSNKISKAAILKRVVDMIDGEKWVSMSSDVKGDIYEGLLQKNAEDTKSGAGQYFTPRSLIRTMVRCMRPEPGKTIADPCCGSGGFFLASQDFIANEYRETLDREQKEFLKNKTFYGTELVPTTFKLCLMNLYLHNIGDIYGDVPVKQADALLTDPGYRVDYVLTNPPFGKKSSITFTNEEGETEDEDLVYNRSEFWTTSSNKQLNFVQHIYTILNSTGKAAVVVPDNVLFEGGAGETVREQLLQNTDLHTILRLPTGIFYKQGVKANVIFFDKRPASPERQTREVWIYDFRTNIHFTLKQNPMKESDLDDFVACFNPENRYQRKETWSEENPDGRWRKFTVDEIWKRDKKSLDIFWVKDKSLADLDNLPEPDVLAEDIIENLQSALEGFQALQAKLSKKSQ from the coding sequence ATGGCCGAATTATCGACACAAACCAGTTCTATCGTATCAAAGGTCTGGGGCCTTTGTAATCCTCTTCGGGATGATGGCGTTTCCTATGGCGACTATCTGGAGCAGCTGACCTATCTCATTTTCCTGAAGATGGCGGATGAGTATTCCAAACCGCCCTACAACCGTGACAGCGGGATTCCCGCCGGATGCACTTGGCAGGATATGCGGACGCTCAAGGGCACAGAGTTGGAAGACAAATACAAAGCCATACTGGAGACCCTCGGAAAGCAGAGCGGCCTCCTTGGCAGCATCTTTTTCCAGTCGTCTAATAAGATCAGCAAGGCAGCCATCCTGAAGCGTGTCGTAGACATGATCGACGGCGAGAAATGGGTGTCTATGTCCTCGGATGTAAAGGGCGACATCTACGAGGGGCTTCTTCAGAAGAACGCTGAAGACACCAAGAGCGGTGCCGGGCAGTATTTCACTCCGAGATCGCTGATACGGACGATGGTTCGCTGCATGCGTCCGGAGCCGGGAAAGACCATCGCAGATCCCTGCTGCGGCAGTGGCGGCTTTTTCCTTGCCTCACAGGATTTCATCGCAAATGAATACAGGGAGACACTTGACCGGGAGCAGAAGGAGTTCCTGAAGAATAAGACTTTCTACGGAACGGAGCTGGTTCCGACTACCTTTAAGCTCTGCCTGATGAATCTGTATCTGCACAATATCGGCGATATCTATGGAGATGTACCGGTCAAGCAGGCGGATGCATTGCTGACAGATCCCGGGTATCGTGTGGACTATGTGCTCACGAATCCGCCCTTCGGGAAAAAATCCTCCATTACTTTTACGAATGAGGAAGGAGAGACCGAGGACGAGGATCTTGTCTATAACCGCTCTGAGTTCTGGACGACCAGCTCCAACAAGCAGCTGAACTTTGTACAGCATATTTACACGATTTTGAATTCTACCGGAAAGGCGGCAGTCGTCGTGCCGGATAACGTGCTCTTTGAAGGCGGTGCAGGGGAAACGGTGCGGGAGCAGCTTCTGCAGAACACCGATCTGCATACGATCCTGCGTCTGCCGACCGGCATCTTCTACAAGCAGGGCGTTAAGGCGAATGTGATCTTCTTTGACAAGCGGCCTGCCAGCCCGGAGCGTCAGACAAGGGAGGTCTGGATTTATGACTTCCGGACAAACATACATTTCACATTGAAGCAGAATCCGATGAAGGAGAGCGATCTCGATGATTTTGTCGCTTGCTTCAATCCTGAGAACCGATATCAGAGGAAGGAAACCTGGTCGGAGGAGAATCCGGACGGCAGATGGAGAAAGTTTACTGTTGATGAGATCTGGAAGCGGGACAAGAAGAGCCTGGACATTTTCTGGGTGAAGGACAAGAGCCTCGCCGATCTTGATAACCTTCCGGAGCCGGATGTGCTGGCGGAGGATATCATTGAAAACCTGCAGAGTGCGCTGGAAGGATTTCAGGCGCTGCAGGCTAAGCTGAGCAAGAAGAGCCAATAA
- a CDS encoding SpaA isopeptide-forming pilin-related protein produces MTINKGDATFTIAFDNDYIASLADNTQITLNYSGLITSDALSVDPATNKATLISGEGNKTESDTIKVYNAKITVNKVDDKEAPLAGAKFKLKNSDGLYYAGSGTNGTANWTADGVEVEAVEVTAEDGTKTYTAEFKGLKDGTYTLEESTVPTGYNKAADETITISANNTSETNLNQTKTIKNETGTVLPSTGGIGTTIFYIIGAILVIGAGIVLVTRRRMNAN; encoded by the coding sequence TTGACAATCAACAAGGGTGATGCTACATTCACAATTGCATTTGATAATGATTATATTGCAAGCTTAGCTGATAATACACAGATTACACTTAACTATAGTGGCCTGATTACATCTGATGCACTTTCTGTTGATCCTGCAACAAACAAAGCTACCCTTATATCTGGAGAAGGAAATAAGACAGAATCTGATACGATTAAAGTTTACAATGCAAAGATTACTGTAAATAAAGTTGATGATAAAGAAGCTCCTCTTGCTGGTGCAAAGTTCAAACTTAAGAACTCTGATGGACTCTATTATGCTGGTTCTGGGACAAATGGAACTGCAAACTGGACAGCAGATGGTGTCGAGGTTGAAGCTGTTGAAGTAACTGCAGAAGATGGAACTAAGACATATACAGCAGAATTCAAGGGCCTCAAAGATGGTACATATACTCTTGAAGAGAGTACTGTACCGACTGGCTACAATAAGGCAGCTGATGAGACAATTACAATTTCTGCAAATAATACTTCAGAAACCAATCTTAACCAGACCAAAACAATTAAGAATGAGACAGGTACAGTACTTCCTTCCACTGGTGGCATCGGTACCACAATCTTCTACATCATCGGTGCAATCCTTGTAATCGGTGCTGGAATTGTTCTGGTAACTCGCCGTCGCATGAACGCGAACTAA
- a CDS encoding IS91 family transposase, translated as MSTECTIQDVFNRFYPDYVKTHELSAAQRKVAYHIRNCKTGAFGINISVCEDCGCISVHYNSCRDRCCPMCQEFPKEKWVDARREDVLDAPYFHVVFTVPEELNPVIYSNQKLLYDALYHASSDTLRELASDSKYLGADIGYICILHTWGSEMNFHPHIHAVVLGGGLDPKNQWKDTGEEFFLPIRVVSRLFRGKYLAELKHLWEDGKLEFHGSAECFKNHYAFKDLLDSCYKKEWIPYCKKPFDGAESVIKYLGKYTHRIAISNYRIKSMTDSTVTFTAKDYKNQGQWKEVTITGEEFMRRFLMHVPPKRFVRIRHYGLLSSRNKNRKITLCRNLLGGKKYLSRLKNLDGPAIIRLLYNKDVCKCSSCGGRIIPIGADPSLFRPEPHLLC; from the coding sequence ATGAGTACTGAATGTACAATCCAGGATGTCTTTAACCGTTTTTACCCTGATTACGTGAAAACACATGAACTCTCTGCGGCTCAACGAAAAGTGGCTTATCATATCAGGAACTGTAAAACCGGTGCATTCGGTATCAATATCAGTGTCTGCGAAGACTGCGGCTGCATTTCGGTCCACTACAATTCCTGCCGTGACCGATGCTGTCCCATGTGCCAGGAGTTCCCAAAGGAAAAGTGGGTGGATGCCCGTCGGGAAGATGTACTGGATGCGCCATACTTCCATGTGGTCTTCACTGTCCCGGAGGAGTTGAATCCTGTCATCTACAGCAACCAGAAACTCCTGTATGATGCCCTTTATCATGCTTCATCCGATACACTGCGGGAACTGGCTTCCGACAGCAAATATCTTGGTGCTGACATTGGTTATATTTGCATCCTCCATACATGGGGGAGTGAGATGAACTTCCATCCGCATATCCATGCCGTTGTGCTGGGCGGCGGTCTCGACCCCAAAAACCAGTGGAAAGATACCGGAGAAGAGTTCTTCCTTCCCATCCGGGTTGTTTCACGCCTATTCCGCGGCAAGTATCTTGCGGAGCTGAAACACCTTTGGGAAGACGGAAAGCTTGAATTCCACGGCAGCGCAGAGTGCTTCAAAAACCACTATGCGTTCAAGGATCTGCTGGACTCCTGTTATAAAAAAGAGTGGATCCCTTACTGCAAGAAACCGTTTGATGGCGCTGAGTCCGTTATCAAATATCTCGGGAAGTATACCCACCGGATCGCGATCAGCAACTATCGTATTAAAAGCATGACGGACAGCACTGTCACCTTTACTGCAAAAGATTACAAAAACCAGGGACAATGGAAAGAAGTCACCATCACCGGTGAAGAATTCATGCGCCGGTTTCTGATGCATGTCCCGCCCAAAAGGTTCGTACGGATCAGGCACTATGGACTTCTTTCTTCACGGAACAAAAACCGGAAGATTACTCTTTGCCGGAATCTTCTTGGTGGTAAAAAATATCTGTCCCGATTGAAGAATCTGGATGGACCGGCAATCATCCGCCTTCTCTATAACAAGGATGTCTGTAAATGCTCGTCCTGTGGCGGAAGGATCATTCCGATAGGTGCTGATCCATCTTTGTTCCGGCCAGAGCCACATCTGCTCTGTTGA
- a CDS encoding ABC-three component system middle component 2, which translates to MGGSMTNNIFNSTFEFELRVLLLLSAVRKKAFAIERIVSLDFIVCYAGNFQMPYLNPQGDNQYMFSELASRREHIRDAIKSLVMQGLIEVSLDNGYVFNISEAGSTFIRKLKSEYATQYKKIAADAIKQFKNYDDLQLDHMLHESSVKAIEGGR; encoded by the coding sequence ATGGGTGGAAGTATGACGAATAACATTTTCAATTCCACTTTTGAGTTTGAGTTGCGGGTATTGTTGTTATTATCCGCAGTGAGAAAAAAGGCGTTTGCCATTGAAAGAATTGTGTCCCTTGATTTCATAGTCTGTTATGCCGGAAATTTCCAAATGCCATATTTGAATCCACAGGGGGATAACCAGTATATGTTTTCAGAACTGGCGAGCCGCCGGGAGCATATCAGGGATGCCATTAAGAGCCTTGTTATGCAGGGATTGATAGAGGTATCCCTCGATAATGGGTATGTTTTCAATATTTCTGAGGCCGGGAGCACTTTTATCAGAAAACTGAAAAGCGAATATGCAACACAGTATAAGAAGATCGCTGCCGATGCAATAAAACAGTTTAAAAACTATGATGACTTGCAATTGGATCACATGCTGCATGAAAGTTCCGTGAAGGCAATAGAGGGAGGCCGCTGA
- a CDS encoding ABC-three component system protein, which yields MRVILNYKSLYEAVKVGVTNDGYTPVTRMLFFPVFDPKGDIQPCDENGVPYAVDTKNANAWCKGEDNIPVNIKTAVGKKSTLESLIKYYKSKAFTDNLYEATEDEMYEAVVALVKDCEDVSDTAKKALLKVYNSGEKLEFLARVFQRAVRGENKVVSKSRKKKAADTDADSVTEFNTLVRKKKPRVKVPKKVQPPELNYVTQLYLAYQSATGKAVTKPEDLDPLDYREHFEHQRKTFYMAETVHSEIRDSVMPNEPDPFDELKEEIDTGIFEVKRAPYKNAVLKIDAVVGKAAELSISSMVDDATNHWIGVGEKKGVCHMLVNEERLKWVEV from the coding sequence GTGCGGGTGATATTAAATTATAAGTCGCTTTATGAGGCAGTGAAGGTAGGCGTAACCAATGACGGCTATACGCCTGTTACCCGCATGCTCTTTTTCCCTGTTTTCGATCCCAAGGGAGATATCCAACCGTGCGATGAGAACGGCGTCCCCTATGCAGTTGACACCAAGAACGCTAATGCATGGTGTAAGGGAGAAGATAACATTCCTGTTAATATCAAAACAGCTGTCGGCAAGAAATCCACGCTGGAATCCCTCATCAAGTATTACAAATCAAAAGCTTTCACGGATAATCTGTACGAGGCTACCGAAGATGAAATGTATGAAGCAGTGGTAGCCCTCGTGAAGGATTGCGAAGATGTCAGCGATACAGCTAAGAAAGCGCTTCTGAAAGTATACAATTCGGGAGAAAAACTGGAGTTTCTTGCCAGAGTGTTTCAGAGAGCTGTTCGCGGTGAGAATAAGGTTGTATCCAAGAGCAGGAAGAAAAAAGCAGCGGATACAGACGCTGATTCCGTCACAGAATTTAATACGCTGGTAAGGAAAAAGAAACCTCGGGTCAAAGTACCAAAGAAAGTACAGCCACCCGAGCTGAACTATGTAACCCAACTTTATCTTGCATATCAATCGGCGACGGGGAAAGCTGTTACAAAGCCGGAAGATCTTGATCCGTTAGACTATAGAGAGCATTTCGAGCATCAACGGAAGACTTTTTACATGGCGGAGACTGTGCATAGCGAAATCAGAGATTCGGTCATGCCAAATGAGCCAGACCCATTTGATGAATTGAAGGAAGAAATCGATACGGGGATTTTCGAGGTAAAGAGAGCACCCTATAAAAATGCTGTTCTGAAAATAGATGCCGTAGTTGGAAAGGCTGCTGAACTGTCGATCTCATCTATGGTAGACGACGCAACCAATCACTGGATCGGCGTAGGGGAGAAGAAGGGTGTCTGTCATATGCTCGTGAATGAAGAAAGGCTGAAATGGGTGGAAGTATGA